The DNA region GGAAGCTCTGCTTGATTAATGTGCTTACTTCTTGATGTCAGGTACTAGCTTGCTGTGCTCGTTTGGACAAGACCCACACTGCATGGATCGAACCTGGAATCCAGGCTATAAGTGTTAGTAAAATATTAATAATTAGCGTGATGCTAAACCCTTCATCGAAAAAGATACTGAAAGGGGGCAAAATAATTGCTAAGGCTAGCTGTAAGGGACTCATGATTCTGTCCAGATTGATGGCTAAGGACTGATTTCTTTCTAGTTTCTATTATGTTCAACTTTTCTGAATGGACCATCTATCTGGAGACTGACTTTTCCCACCT from Acaryochloris sp. CCMEE 5410 includes:
- a CDS encoding YqaE/Pmp3 family membrane protein — translated: MSPLQLALAIILPPFSIFFDEGFSITLIINILLTLIAWIPGSIHAVWVLSKRAQQAST